The following are encoded together in the Ooceraea biroi isolate clonal line C1 chromosome 2, Obir_v5.4, whole genome shotgun sequence genome:
- the LOC105281707 gene encoding uncharacterized protein LOC105281707 isoform X2, translated as MPIGSVLYTVTLTSLAFFLCTEMNSVSGSHNDKELAPNNSDIDVVRPWLRPCGSGVVTMLKKPLQRHNAHKVLKRVRTQLRVAQNHFRKDLKDIFEIYSKHFYKVLKRQYNMPWLPCMQLEWYYNNVSCLPKNQKAERALPQLHDALQRFAITFYSLQKYNLQSDIESAVTMIRRNEIIDGMHNEILRLLCEVETAIVNLGLKMPRTRTERVINKKNWQEKGDLTRMLIQDWGVLKVYRIFLNDWMTVFRNATKKGTGRCVHIKSLFRNMKNRGKSTKETNNPKKPKIVEPMRPDLAMIDDYSLQNSSSPLLGQTSFLPAKPLKEPQTNGLKKEPQRNGKKRKHKKGEKEELI; from the exons ATGCCGATAG GCTCGGTGTTATACACGGTCACTCTCACGAGTCTCGCCTTCTTCCTATGTACGGAGATGAACTCGGTTTCGGGATCCCACAATGACAAAGAACTCGCCCCGAATAATTCCGATATTGACGTGGTACGACCCTGGTTACGACCTTGCGGTTCTGGGGTGGTGACCATGCTGAAGAAGCCGTTGCAGAGGCACAATGCGCACAAGGTCCTGAAGAGGGTGCGGACGCAGCTGCGTGTCGCGCAGAATCACTTCAGGAAGGATCTCAAGGACATATTCGAAATCTACTCGAAG CATTTTTACAAAGTGCTAAAGAGGCAATACAATATGCCTTGGCTGCCTTGCATGCAGCTCGAGTGGTACTACAACAACGTTTCGTGCTTGCCGAAGAATCAGAAGGCTGAACGTGCCTTGCCACAATTACATGATGCTCTTCAGAGATTCGCCATTACGTTCTACTCCCTTCAGAAATACAATTTGCAGTCCGACATCGAGTCCGCCGTCACCATGATAAGGCGGAACGAGATCATCGACGGAATGCACAACGAGATTCTTAGG TTACTGTGCGAAGTGGAGACCGCTATCGTAAACCTAGGATTGAAAATGCCTCGCACACGTACGGAGAGGGTGATCAATAAGAAGAACTGGCAGGAGAAGGGCGATTTGACTCGAATGTTGATCCAGGATTGGGGTGTGCTAAAAGTCTATCGCATATTCCTGAACGACTGGATGACGGTTTTCCGCAACGCCACCAAGAAGGGAACCGGTCGTTGCGTTCATATCAAGTCTCTTTTTCGGAATATGAAAAACAGGGGAAAGAGTACCAAGGAAACGAATAACCCGAAGAAACCTAAAATCGTCGAGCCGATGAGGCCGGATCTTGCTATGATCGATGATTATTCTTTGCAAAATAGTTCCTCGCCTTTGCTCGGTCAAACCAGTTTCTTGCCTGCGAAACCCCTGAAGGAACCTCAAACAAATGGACTGAAAAAGGAACCTCAAAGAAAtggaaagaaaaggaagcacaaaaagggagaaaaagaagaactaATCTAA
- the LOC105281707 gene encoding uncharacterized protein LOC105281707 isoform X1: MTLVLVVAVTFALAALRRCSVLYTVTLTSLAFFLCTEMNSVSGSHNDKELAPNNSDIDVVRPWLRPCGSGVVTMLKKPLQRHNAHKVLKRVRTQLRVAQNHFRKDLKDIFEIYSKHFYKVLKRQYNMPWLPCMQLEWYYNNVSCLPKNQKAERALPQLHDALQRFAITFYSLQKYNLQSDIESAVTMIRRNEIIDGMHNEILRLLCEVETAIVNLGLKMPRTRTERVINKKNWQEKGDLTRMLIQDWGVLKVYRIFLNDWMTVFRNATKKGTGRCVHIKSLFRNMKNRGKSTKETNNPKKPKIVEPMRPDLAMIDDYSLQNSSSPLLGQTSFLPAKPLKEPQTNGLKKEPQRNGKKRKHKKGEKEELI, translated from the exons ATGACCCTCGTGCTGGTGGTGGCCGTAACGTTCGCCCTCGCCGCACTAAGGCGGT GCTCGGTGTTATACACGGTCACTCTCACGAGTCTCGCCTTCTTCCTATGTACGGAGATGAACTCGGTTTCGGGATCCCACAATGACAAAGAACTCGCCCCGAATAATTCCGATATTGACGTGGTACGACCCTGGTTACGACCTTGCGGTTCTGGGGTGGTGACCATGCTGAAGAAGCCGTTGCAGAGGCACAATGCGCACAAGGTCCTGAAGAGGGTGCGGACGCAGCTGCGTGTCGCGCAGAATCACTTCAGGAAGGATCTCAAGGACATATTCGAAATCTACTCGAAG CATTTTTACAAAGTGCTAAAGAGGCAATACAATATGCCTTGGCTGCCTTGCATGCAGCTCGAGTGGTACTACAACAACGTTTCGTGCTTGCCGAAGAATCAGAAGGCTGAACGTGCCTTGCCACAATTACATGATGCTCTTCAGAGATTCGCCATTACGTTCTACTCCCTTCAGAAATACAATTTGCAGTCCGACATCGAGTCCGCCGTCACCATGATAAGGCGGAACGAGATCATCGACGGAATGCACAACGAGATTCTTAGG TTACTGTGCGAAGTGGAGACCGCTATCGTAAACCTAGGATTGAAAATGCCTCGCACACGTACGGAGAGGGTGATCAATAAGAAGAACTGGCAGGAGAAGGGCGATTTGACTCGAATGTTGATCCAGGATTGGGGTGTGCTAAAAGTCTATCGCATATTCCTGAACGACTGGATGACGGTTTTCCGCAACGCCACCAAGAAGGGAACCGGTCGTTGCGTTCATATCAAGTCTCTTTTTCGGAATATGAAAAACAGGGGAAAGAGTACCAAGGAAACGAATAACCCGAAGAAACCTAAAATCGTCGAGCCGATGAGGCCGGATCTTGCTATGATCGATGATTATTCTTTGCAAAATAGTTCCTCGCCTTTGCTCGGTCAAACCAGTTTCTTGCCTGCGAAACCCCTGAAGGAACCTCAAACAAATGGACTGAAAAAGGAACCTCAAAGAAAtggaaagaaaaggaagcacaaaaagggagaaaaagaagaactaATCTAA